In Parageobacillus sp. KH3-4, the genomic window AATTGTGATTACGGGCTATGGAATGGGAATATATATCTCAGCTAATATGGGAGCAGGCCCGCGCGACAGTTTAATGCTTGCATTAACGGAGCTAACAGGTTGGAAAGTGCAAAATGTCCGGATCGCGATGGAAGGATTGGTTCTCTTTTTCGGCTGGGTTTTAGGAGGACCAGTATCGATAGGAACGTTAATATTTTGCGTTATGATTGGATCTGTAGCCGGCATTGCTTTGCCGCAATGCCGGCGCGCGACAGAGCGGATGTTAATAAGGCCAATTCATGTAAGAACACAAGGTTTAAGTCGTTAGGGGGAATAAGATGAAGATTTCAACAAAAGGCAGATATGGATTAACAATTATGATTGAACTGGCAAAAAAGTACGGGGATCGCCCGATTTCGTTGCGTTCGATTGCAAAAGCGAACAATTTGTCCGAACATTATCTGGAACAGCTTGTTACACCGCTGAGGAATGCTGGGCTTGTCAAAAGCATCCGCGGGGCATATGGCGGATACGTGCTAGCAGATCATCCTGCAAAAATTACGGCAGGGGATGTCATTCGTGTTTTAGAAGGACCGATTAGCCCCGTGGAGGAGCTGGACGAGGAAGAACCGGCAAAACGTGAATTATGGATTCGCGTTCGCGATGCCGTGGAGGAAGTGTTGGACAGCACGACGCTGGAAGATTTGGCGAAATATAGCGAAGGTGATGATGAAGCATACATGTTTTACATTTAACCGTGAAAGGAGAATGATCATTGAACCGAATTTATTTAGATCATGCCGCTACCTCGCCCGTTCATCCCGATGTAGTAAAACGCATGATTCCGCT contains:
- a CDS encoding Rrf2 family transcriptional regulator, translated to MKISTKGRYGLTIMIELAKKYGDRPISLRSIAKANNLSEHYLEQLVTPLRNAGLVKSIRGAYGGYVLADHPAKITAGDVIRVLEGPISPVEELDEEEPAKRELWIRVRDAVEEVLDSTTLEDLAKYSEGDDEAYMFYI